In the genome of Triticum urartu cultivar G1812 chromosome 5, Tu2.1, whole genome shotgun sequence, one region contains:
- the LOC125556598 gene encoding BTB/POZ domain-containing protein POB1-like: MAGGDASSGAAPVPETAGEAEVDAGFEFAFDNEAFSDRVLRIEVVGAGRKRRREGEDGEGNTPVLRVKTVHISSVILAAKSSFFFKLFSNGMKESGQRQSTVRIADSEENAFMELLRFMYNGRLTPTTESTLLVDILMAADKFDVVSCIKLCGQRLIGLPMTLESAVRCLDLPCSISMAADLSEAAKKFLAKRYKKFLSTKFQDELMRIPLAGIVAILSRNLPGVASEKSVYDFVLRWADLQYPNSEQRREILSSSLLPMVPLRCSMTNVILIDQPSCIINFSLKREHCSGSFPSGSMRSPPFYCAGHGFFLSAHRRMEPSNSFVLIIQKLEDKGLVRGTVDYDIEVKTTPSLEFTTLWRRTTTTGCTQGFGCSVPWSEVIPDDSPFFIDDKLHIRVHVKITPAAVVMHALATSMMCFIHDERGEAPVLLTYELGEQC, from the exons ATGGCCGGAGGCGACGCGTCATCGGGGGCGGCGCCGGTGCCGGAGACGGCGGGGGAGGCGGAGGTGGACGCGGGCTTCGAGTTCGCCTTCGACAACGAGGCCTTCTCCGACAGGGTCCTGCGGATAGAGGTCGTCGGCGCTggccggaagcgccgccgtgaaG GTGAGGATGGAGAAGGTAATACACCAGTTTTACGAGTCAAGACTGTACATATCAGTTCAGTGATTCTCGCCGCAAAAAGTTCTTTCTTTTTCAAG CTTTTCTCAAATGGCATGAAAGAATCTGGTCAGAGGCAGTCAACAGTTAGAATTGCTGATTCAG AGGAAAATGCCTTTATGGAGCTTTTACGGTTTATGTACAATGGAAGGTTGACACCAACAACTGAGTCCACTCTTCTGGTTGATATCTTGATGGCTGCTGACAAATTTGATGTCGTTTCGTGCATCAAGCTTTGCGGTCAGCGGCTCATAGGCCTGCCTATGACCTTAGAATCCGCAGTGAGGTGCCTAGATCTCCCATGTTCCATTTCAATGGCAGCTGACCTGTCAGAGGCAGCCAAGAAATTCCTTGCTAAAAGATACAAGAAATTCCTGTCAACAAA ATTCCAAGATGAACTGATGAGGATTCCCCTCGCTGGGATTGTGGCCATCTTATCACGGAATCTCCCTGGGGTTGCATCTGAAAAATCCGTCTATGACTTTGTGCTCAGGTGGGCCGACTTGCAGTACCCAAATTCAGAACAAAGACGCGAGATTTTAAGTTCAAGTTTACTTCCAATGGTGCCACTACGGTGTAGCATGACCAATGTGATCCTAATTGATCAGCCGTCTTGTATAATTAACTTCAGTCTAAAGCGTGAGCACTGCTCTGGGAGCTTCCCATCAGGATCGATGCGCTCGCCACCATTCTATTGTGCGGGGCATGGTTTCTTTCTCTCAGCACACCGTAGAATGGAGCCGTCCAACTCTTTTGTCCTCATAATACAGAAGCTAGAAGACAAGGGCCTAGTAAGGGGGACAGTAGATTATGATATTGAGGTAAAAACAACACCGTCGCTGGAGTTCACCACCTTGTGGAGGCGCACCACCACCACCGGTTGTACGCAAGGTTTTGGATGCAGTGTTCCTTGGTCAGAGGTCATTCCTGACGATAGCCCCTTCTTCATTGATGACAAACTCCATATTCGAGTTCATGTGAAGATAACGCCGGCAGCCGTAGTGATGCATGCATTAGCCACTAGCATGATGTGCTTCATTCATGATGAGCGAGGAGAAGCCCCTGTTCTTTTAACATATGAACTAGGTGAACAATGCTAG